In Pecten maximus unplaced genomic scaffold, xPecMax1.1, whole genome shotgun sequence, the DNA window AAACGAGATAGAATATAGGTCAAGATCTTTGAACAGTATGCAATGTATTCCGCATCGAAAAAAATTATTCAGAGAAGCAGTGGAGTACAAGTTCTCTGAGTACACTTAAACTTACAACAGTAACATATTTAGTTGTCTTTACTTGATAAATGTTACCACTGatttattattacatttgagGCACTCTCTTGTTTCTCAGCCTTTCATCCCATAAATAAAAAGGATCATTCTCATACTATACTTTATTTCATGTACCTTTTCGTGACCCAAATTCAAGCCACTTATCTGACATCCCTTCGATATATACTCTCTGTCCGGTGCACTTTTTGGCTGCAATTCTGAATCAATGATCCAGAATTGATAAGATAATACGGATACCCCATTAAAAGAACtggaacaaaaaaaaataactcaAGTTTCATAGCCTCCACCTATGATGATGTGATTCCAGTATGATGATAAGCCTTGTTTTAACTATCGTCGGGTCAATTAGACCCTTGAGAAAAACATCCCCAACCGGAATAGTTCTACTACATGCAATGTCTTAAAAGAAATTCTTTCCAAATCGTCGTTTGAATTTGAGAATGGAGTGTTTCGCGTCTCAGCTGTGCAGACACATGTGTGGCTATAGAGACATCCACACAAACCATCATATCCGCACGGACGAGTCAGACTCTACATCCGCTGCTGATCCCCAAATTAAGGATGTATAGCCTATAAAGTTATAGATTTTATTTTGGTGTTCAGGAGTATTAAGagaaatataaatttcataCTGCCAACAGAAACTCGTAGACGAGGGCAAATTATGAACTAACTATATACTTACCTGAATAGCCTTTAAAACGTGCACGACCAATAGATATTCCAGAAGAATAAGTGTCTGAAGTTTAATCGATGAAActcgcaatgaaaattaaagtaaaaTTCATGTTATGCCACATGCTaaaacaatctaattaaaatctagatggtcattacCACTACTTTACATggacatctaacaacatcccacaaggggtcacgttctgatgacctctgagatgtgtgtattttacTTTCAGGGCTAATTGGCATTCTGTCGATGCCATcgtagcaaaacatttcgtcacagcatgcatctgaagcaaaccatttcggcacagtgTATAGCAATATGctttatgggacgaaatgacttgaaacaaattgacagattatacaagctatgcactctagtcatgctaattcggacatataaaattcacttccaagattctggaagtagtcatttgattggctaattcaaaaggtcaccctgacgtgacccctgaagggatgttgttagatgttcatgtaacgtagcgagaatgaccatctagattttaattagattgcatgCTAAAACTGAAAACAATCAACAACTGAACCATTAAGCATGATGTTCGCGACCATCATATACAATTTCTTGATACCTCAAAAGAAAAGGTAAAGTTTCACTATCATTATGTCGACATTAAAAATCCCTAGCTATTTATTAAGCCTCGAAAATGATATTAGTTCTATCATCAGCAGTATGGTAATAAGGAATGTTACTATCTAGCAATAGATAATTAACAATATGGTTAGGTAAGTTTTCGTGCTTATCATATAGTTTATAAGTTGCCCATGCTGGTTATGTATACAATTAAATCTTTTTATAAAGAATAAGTTTACTCACGAACAAGTCACTGTAACGCTGTTCAGCTTTTACGGAGACAGAAAgctaataaataataatttgattCAAAAAAATTCTGCATTTGTTCAAagtcatttcatttatttagtCCCAGAGTTATTGCAAACAGATTTCATCTTTAAAAACAGATCCTCTATCAGTTATAAAACGTAGACCATAAAAAAGACCCACTTTTATTACCTGGCGGGTATTTATCAGCTTTATTCTATTTGTTACAGAAATGTTACGAACTTTGTAAAGAACTAGCAGAGAAACAAATGGAGTCGCTAGAGTTGACTTTGGTGAACCCGATTGACCCGGTAAGTTGATTATAAACTAATTATGCCATTGTCATTTCTACATTtgacagtttgtgttgtttgtaaatCTGCATTTCGCATTGAACTTTGATCGATCTTGTAATCAGTAAATGTTACTTTTGAGTATGTGAATGGTATTGATGTAATTTTTCACTATATGCTAtcgtatttttttcaatatattgcATACTGTTTAAACTTATTTATcggtttcccgttgaatatttTGGCGCGTGAAAATTTTAGCGCATAACTTCAACTTAACCGATTAGTCAATGGTAAATAAGGGCACACACAGCGCTTGCCGTAGACATTATATAAAGGCTGCAATGAGCGCAATATAGTTGAAATGCTAAGATGTCATTACTGTTCAAATATGTACCTTTGgagtatataaaaatataagacTGTAGGTACGTTTTCGTTCTGGCCAGAAATCTTAACTATGTTTGAACTTGCTACAGTTAAGTCCGTACTCTATTGTGAACATTTGAGAACAAATCAATTTTAGAAGAGACATCCCGATTATAGTAAGCAACATGTAAACAATGCCTAAATTATCAATGTAAACCATTccatttcagaataaaaaaaaaacacacacagaGTAATGAAATGATATTGTATGCATAAATTCAAGTTAAGTCAAAATCAGTATAGCAAGATACAGTTATGAGATCACGCAACGAGCAAACCACTCCATACCTCCATTGTTTGTGCATCTTGAATATTGTCCATAGATAGTAAGAAGGTGACTGAATAGCAGTCAATATACATTTAGATTCTACTTTTAGTAGTCTGACTAATGGAAATTCTGTCAGACAACTCCTTATAGCAAGGAATGTGTCAGGGGTGACAAATTTATTTGTATACGGTTATATCTCCATTGTGACACCCTCTCAGGACATATAATATTTCCGTATCAAATGAAATTCAAGTTTAAGTTCTTTTCTAGCACCAGCTGATTTTAGATTATATCTCgatttgacaaaaaaattcattttaaatattttcataccTGAAGTGAGAAGAATTATCTTAGTAAGTGCTTTGTTAGCTCTAACACTCTTATGGATACATGATTCATGTAAAAAATTTCGTAAcaacaaatgaatatttatacatGATGATTCGATGACTACTACGGTATGTACATTCtgaccttcatcagacaaattaCCAGCGCACAAAAGGATGCAAAGACGTGTACGGGTTGTATCAACATCCATTGGTTGTTACAAACATCATTACAtacctgaagaaaatgtttagaAATACACATGATTCGGCagggtacctgtaaagtgcgaaacgaaagcaaaacgaaacgaaacgaaatcaaacgaaacgaaacgaaatcaaacaaaatgaaaaatgaaaacattgaaaaaatagataaatagacaTTTTTAGACTTTGCAAACGCCTTAGTGTCCCATTCCCAtcggtgttaaaacaacacacagAAATAGATTCATTGCAATAAGAAGAAAGAAGCATGGCGAATGCTAGCCCTCATGTATGAGGACATTCTTGTATCTGTATCTCTTTGAACATAAAACGAAATTATTCGTTCAGTtcttttaatatgaaataactttattcagaatatatttacttatctatttaacgggtttttttcaatccgctattacggccttagAGTCTTTCAGCGGACGAGGATAGATAGGATATTGAGTAGAATGGGAACAGTATAGAATGAAGAAGgaaagtggggggggggggggggggggggggggggggggggagtcgCCTGTCTAATTAATGGTTTGATTCTTTTTTGAAACCGACTCCCAGATTCGAATGGGTCCTAACCTAGAACTGTTTAGTAGCAGTTACGCTTACCCTTGCGAAGATGAAGAGAGAAGACCATACCCTGTGAATTTGGTTTATCAAGGTTTTTGACGTCCATTTAAACAcctaataaatatttcaaaatattaaatactgGCCTAAAAATACCCTATCCTCTGGGCCGGCGTCATCACACCAAAAGACCGCCGATGGATCTTTATCGTGCAAGTTAGATATTCTCACATGGGACACCAATTCCAGTTCTATCAGACGGACTTGATATTAGTCATCAACGGTTAATTTAAAAACTAGTGctttatgtttttatgtttgtGTCCGCACTTGTAATACTTCCTTCGATGTCTGATTCAGAATATACGATTAGTCCATTATGTATAGGCATGCAAATCGCGTAGTGTTTGAACATGTGATTATaccaaaaataatcacaaatacCGGTAAAATATCTTCTTCCTAATAACTTTATAATCATttactacatgtgtataccctCTTTCTTACTCACCTGATTATTTTACTGTCAAAACGAAGGGACGTTACTCTTACAAGTTAACGTTGTTCAACTTGCTATAAGCGTTATTTCCAGCATGCACGTTCAGCTACAGTACGTTATTTAATGCATGTCTGACCTGAGGTTTAGAAAAGAACACGTTGGTCTTACGAAAATCTCCGAGCaaagctgaaataaaataaaatatattccttTTTCAACCATACGAAATCCACTTAACTAATCCAGTacttaaatattttctaaaacatATCCAGAATTATTCACAGTTCATCAAAGTCGTCCTCTCATGCTTCCATTCTGTCTAAACTCCCGACACAAATAATACGGGAACAGCACGTTTTTATACGAATCACACCTTTCAAGTCCAGCAAATCAGATACACACCTCGCTTTCCCACCATAAAAGGAGTTGCTTACAATCACCTCTGTCACATGATTTTAGATCGAGCGGGCACCAATATACTACGCGATTTGTGCGCCTATACATTTTGGACTAAGCATATTATCGAAAtagaataaatattttacatttaaaaaaactgAGTGAATTTGACGATACATTCATTCTTTCCTGTGTGTTGCTTTAACACCGGTGAGAATGGGACATTTAGGCCTATGTAAAGTCTAAAAttgtctatttatctatttttttccattttttcatttcgtttcgtttcgttttgctttcgtttcgcactttacaggtacccgATTCGGCATCTGCTGCATTTGtagttaaataaaaaaagtttgcTTGTACAACACCTTTTGATTGCCGGGTAGTAAACATGTCTGTCCTTAGTCCCATCAGTTAAAAATAAAGACAAACTTTTCATGTTCTTTTAAAACTGAATTTAAATTGTGGAATTGATTACATGATAAAGTAAATGCATTGCcagaatatttaaaaacaaaaaatcggTCTTATTGGATGTTCTCGATTTTCATTCTTAGCTTTCTCACTTTTGTCCCATCAAAATGCTACCATGAAAAGTACTTCCGCCTTTCGTGCCTTTTATATAATCCAATCTTCGTTCTACAAGTTGAATGTATAACGTAAACAGGGTCTTTTGAAAACTTATACAGTAAAAACTTTCTTAAGACGAACAGGCTTGTTATTAAGTTGTGCTTACTAGGAAGTACATCAAAATCTCAAAATAGTTTCAACTTAACATATTTTGAACACTATAACGAATTTTGGTATAGCAAACTATATCCTCTCTCCCATTGGACGTATTATTGTATAAATCTATATGTAAAGGCAAAAATAACATCCTATTTTCCAAAACTTAAGTAatgatatatgttttgtatgttttgtattattttaagAAGCTTCCTAAATCTGCATTTGGAGGGATGGTTAAAACTCCAGATTCAATATGCCAGCATCTAAAGGATTTCCGCAAACAAATGTCATCTCACGCCGTGGATAATATTCCTGAGGTAAAAAGGAATCAATCACATTGTTTTTTTAGCCAACTACAATACTACTGTACAAAACTATTCATGTCTCCACTAATCTAAATCGTcttattattaattttaatcaatatggACATAAATGTCGCAAGTGGATATATATTTTGGAACTAattacatgtttgttttttttaacaaccGTGTTGATCAATTGCATGGGCTCATGAACCTTTTCGACTACAAATTCAATCACAGTATGATGATAACACTGGTACTCGCTTCGGGTCTCTAGTGGGAAGCTTCAAAAAATAGTTTATTTTATCCTATAATGCATGTTCATCAAAAAATATAACTGCTCTATCATGCTTTTCTTTTTCGAGTTTCAAGCCATAAATTGCGGCTAAACAGAATTTATCGGGTACATGTGAAGTGCGAAACaaaagcaaaacgaaacgaaacgaaacgttttgctttcgtttcgaACTTTACAGGTACCCGAATTTATCATTCTGTTGGGCTATAAAGACATGTTTACACCTTTCcactacatgtattatgtaagGAAAGCGAGGATATCACTTCCACATATTTGCTTGTTCCTTTTggttatatattcatatttcaaaaatattgcTTTTTACTGCTGATGCttgtatagaaatattttgatattgatttaatttcatattaaaataaataataatattttcttataaTAGTGTTGATAACATTATGATTTGTCTGATTGCGGTATTTACCGCCGTCCGTCTTAATTTGTAATCTTTTGAAAGGAAGTTTCAAACCTGTAAATTGTTTCATTCaaattatatggtatatatgcATTCAAACAtttgtatctttattttaaGTGCAAAAATAATAGATCATTTTAACTCACTTTTGCTTACCAGGAATATGTTGCCGGCAAGATTGGGAACATTGCAAAATTAATTCCAAAATATGTCAAGAAATGCATCAGTGTGTGTTGGTTTATGTGTGTACTGAATCCCCCAGTTGTTATCGGTAATGAAGCGACCGTAAACGAGACTTTCGATACCAACATATACAAGCgatacacaaacaatggaaCAGTCGTATCATACAACGTGTGGCCGCCTTTACTTCTCCACCAGAACGGATCCCTGCTTGTGAAAGGAATCGTCCAGCCAATAAAGGtggagaaaaagaaaatgaaggACCATGTGGGTCTGACAGGGATGAAAGCTATCCCAGCAGTGAAAGATCGGACAGATTACGGTACCACATACTCGCTTAGAAATAATGACCGTTTTACTGGAAACGCAGGATACGACCCTTATGAGGACGTTTATGGTAGGACGGAGTCTGTCAGAAAAAACAAGCCATTTCAAACAGAAACGTCATGGAGAGACCACACGCCTTATTTGGATTACAGTAGAACCACCGACCACGATCCGTACACACAGGTAGCGACCCACGGTTCGGATTCTCATCGATCACATGTCCGTGATCACGTTGAAGCAAAACGATCAAACATAGGAACCTACCATTACGAAAGCACACGACCATCTACAAACTACGTTCAGCAATCGGTTTCTCCAGAACGATCAACTTTCAAACACAACGGTGTGACCTACATACAAATAGGCGAcaagtatttgaaatatgaagACTATAAAAGTTATTTGCGAAAGCATGAGGAATCATATGCTTGAACATTCTGAAGCTCATTTCACATGGTAAACTGAAAGATCTTTGAACTAGATTCATTTTTGTCGTAACTATAGTagcaaaaagaaaaagaaaagataaatgaaatattgGACACGTATGTGTATGATATTAAAGTGATGACCAATTTGTGACGGATTTAACAGATACAGTAGAAATATaagaatatattatatgaagAAAAGTTTTATAGAAAGCTTTGGTATGGTttcaatgtgatatatacaataacttaGCGCTAGTCCTCAGCCAGTAGATATGATTAAGGTTTATTAAGGAAAGTGATTGGATGTGTGTCACCCTACACGGAAACTCACTTTGTTTTATCTGAAAACATGCAGAGACTTAACTGTCAAATATATGTGAACAGGGATGGGGGTGGGGCTCTAGGTGTGAAAGGTTGTGTGTAGGTTTGTGGATGTTGGTGTGGGCGGTAGTAGGTGtgaaaaaacaatatatgttattttgcAGTAAAATGACCAATCATAGAGTAGAGTTTTGTGTAAAACAAATCGAAAGGTATGGTTAAATAAATGTGATTTAACCAAACATTGCTGTTTATCATGAATgttattactacatgtattatatatttatatatatatatatatattcgcaGTCTTGCTATATTTTGTTTGGAGATAACCCATATTTCCTAACGaaagattatatttttataaggAAACATGACTAATCAAAATATTATCTGTAACGATTCTATCCTCTATGAGACTTATTTACTATGTGTTAAGAGACTTTGACATGTGTATATTGTAAAAGCGGTTTTCAAATATATgcaattaaatgaaattaagtgaaaatattgaaacatatctttttactaattttttaaatgtaaattttattaatcaataaaaatggTTTAAAGAAGATTCTTTATATGAATTGcgttttttgttttatgaacTTTACAGTCCCTGATAATCCATGTACTAGCATTGTTTAAAGAGTCGGCAGTATACAGTGGAACAGTATCTTACAATGAAGACAATGATTTATTAGTTTAACAATATGTATTGAACAGAAAACTAAATATCGATCAATTGATACGTAGAATaaggattcagaaacaagtattACTTATTAAATCATTTTACACGCACGTCAAACTTGGCGGAAGTATTATTGTATGGCGTCGTCTGTCCATCAGGAATAAACTTATACTTGTGCGGCAATCTACAACTTTCGACtgatcttttttttaaagtttaaaagtCATGATTTGTAGTTGTGTGTCTCTGGACGGGAGTTCGATACGATTattgttttcagttttatttcttttcgGAGATTCCCTCCTATATTTCTCAATCGTCTATTTTGAAATGGTGTAGAATGTATAGCCATTATGTAAAGCTATGTCCGCGAGAGGAATTTTTTTCACAGAATCACAGCCTAATTGTCATTGAACGATTCATTTCATTCAGAGTAGTTGTTGCATATCCATGCagctttttttctttttctttgtctttttttcaTCATCCTCTATGACTAATACTTGAATCTGTTTTGGAGATCTTATATAGTTTTCTCCCGATTTTGTTAAAACTTGATATGCTTTATAATCCAGATGTTAATTTCGTCTTGATGAGTTAGAGAGTAAATGAATATCTAGCAacagataatattttttcataaacGTAGATATTTATGTGTGGCATATTATTTGAATTTCCCGACATTTCTTTTTGGAACACGTGTTCATTGGTCATGTTTAAACCACGTGATAGCTAACCCCTCTATCAGTATGTGCGACCCACAGGGTACAGAAAAATCTCCAGACCAGTCGCCATTTATTATTTTCTTGGccaaaaacaaaagaatttaGATTTCAACGAAAAAGGTTGTTTACCTCTCCCACGTCACCCCTTTAATGCAGATTTTATGTTTAGATGACCATGTAATAtacttgttatatttatacatgtataggccTAATACCAATATGTACTTCAAATGTGTAGCTTTTTCGGTGCGCTTAATTTATAGACCAAGCCTTTACTcataaaataattatcataatatatGTTAGATAAACCATCCGGCCATCGAAAGGTTGAGCCAAAATTTCGTCAACGCCTTGTGTCATTTCCCTTCACTGAACAGAACTTGCTGTCCTGAAGGAGATGTGAGGGTTCCAGATTgctttgtttgttttcctctgacTGTTAAAGAAATTACCATGCATACAGTGTAAGGTGATGCAAATCTTATTTCAATTTATGTTAAT includes these proteins:
- the LOC117321242 gene encoding uncharacterized protein LOC117321242 isoform X1; this translates as MESSTAAVDDLNDTSNLYKLLHVASEFRKVDLTTALDDYQKLKNALLNEKRQLEKANKNLESKCRDVHHLHAQLQQAETENKKCKAELKLKEKELHKKTAALTEKDETLTRDNVRRGKEFEMKSSGNNSDIDADLCDPYRPFKIAEMYIELYDNEWTDALESLCEDSPVEDENTKKLLDVLKKCYELCKELAEKQMESLELTLVNPIDPKLPKSAFGGMVKTPDSICQHLKDFRKQMSSHAVDNIPEEYVAGKIGNIAKLIPKYVKKCISVCWFMCVLNPPVVIGNEATVNETFDTNIYKRYTNNGTVVSYNVWPPLLLHQNGSLLVKGIVQPIKVEKKKMKDHVGLTGMKAIPAVKDRTDYGTTYSLRNNDRFTGNAGYDPYEDVYGRTESVRKNKPFQTETSWRDHTPYLDYSRTTDHDPYTQVATHGSDSHRSHVRDHVEAKRSNIGTYHYESTRPSTNYVQQSVSPERSTFKHNGVTYIQIGDKYLKYEDYKSYLRKHEESYA
- the LOC117321242 gene encoding uncharacterized protein LOC117321242 isoform X2, which produces MESSTAAVDDLNDTSNLYKLLHVASEFRKVDLTTALDDYQKLKNALLNEKRQLEKANKNLESKCRDVHHLHAQLQQAETENKKCKAELKLKEKELHKKTAALTEKDETLTRDNVRGKEFEMKSSGNNSDIDADLCDPYRPFKIAEMYIELYDNEWTDALESLCEDSPVEDENTKKLLDVLKKCYELCKELAEKQMESLELTLVNPIDPKLPKSAFGGMVKTPDSICQHLKDFRKQMSSHAVDNIPEEYVAGKIGNIAKLIPKYVKKCISVCWFMCVLNPPVVIGNEATVNETFDTNIYKRYTNNGTVVSYNVWPPLLLHQNGSLLVKGIVQPIKVEKKKMKDHVGLTGMKAIPAVKDRTDYGTTYSLRNNDRFTGNAGYDPYEDVYGRTESVRKNKPFQTETSWRDHTPYLDYSRTTDHDPYTQVATHGSDSHRSHVRDHVEAKRSNIGTYHYESTRPSTNYVQQSVSPERSTFKHNGVTYIQIGDKYLKYEDYKSYLRKHEESYA